The following nucleotide sequence is from Psychroflexus torquis ATCC 700755.
TTCTCGCCTACTTACGAAAATTCCGCTGGAATTTTCTATCTGTGATTTGTTGACTAAATTAGTTGCTTAACCTCGCAACAAACCATAGTGTGCCAAGAATCAACCATGGCAATAAATAAAATGGTTGAATGCTGTAATTAAGATGATGGTAGGTCCATCAGAGTCGTTGTATAGGCGATGGCTCTAAACCCCCTAAAGGTGCTGTTGTAAAGAGCCCCGAAGCCTCGGGGGTGCTGAGCGTTTAGGAGAATCCAATCCACGAGGTTGGCAAGGTGTGAGTAATGGAGTTGAACCCTTCGTCAAGCTCAGGATAAACTTCAGTAAACCACTGACGAGGTGTCGAGAAGTTGCTATTTTCAGTCAAAAGCTACGGAGTATGATACGGAGTGAAAAGTAATGTTAGCAATAACATTAATTACAGAGATAACCTATTTATTTTCTGCAAGGCTGGCGTCATTCAGGTGGCAAGAACTTTACTTGGGCTTAATTATGGAACTTGGGAATCTGCTTATGGATGATACACTTGTATAAGGCTACCGCATTAGGATTCGCTACAAGTCAAAGGGAAATATTCAATCGAAACAATCGAGAGATAGAATACTTATGGGTCTGATATAAAATAAAGTGGCTGAATTATACGCCGTTATTTTGTTTGGCAGTAAGGCAAAAAACACAGACATAGCCATAGCTATGGCGAGTATTTTTAACGTAGCTGGCGAGCAAAAGAACAAGTAGAACTAGACAGGTTATTTTATAACAGATCCTAAATTATAAGCAGAGGCGGACTCATTCGTAGTAGTGTTGAAGGTTGTGTAATGGAACTGGAGCAAAGGGATGAGCTAATTTTAATTTACAATTTGCCAACTTGAAAGAGGATGAGCTTATATTTGTATACTAAATTAGAAGAGCCCCCGACAAAACGGGGCAGGCTCTGTGAGAGGAGACTTTCAAGCACGGCGGTGCACTGAGCCTGTCGAAGTGTTCTGTAAGAGGCTTGGGGTGAAATTCCCCTTGTCTACTCGGCGCCGAGACGTTGGCATTCATTTAGGAGAACGAAAGTTTAGTAGAAAATTAAAGCAAATAAGGCAGAAATGAAACCGAAAAAAAATGATATAAAAACAGAAATTAAATTTGAGGATGACGAATTGGCGTTGTTGCAAGAAAATGCTTGGCAAATGGCAGAATCCTTTGGGCTAGATATGCGTATTGCTAATTTAACTGGAAAAAGAAAAGTTGGTTTTTATAGTTGGGATTTGGACTGTTTAGAATGTGTAGTTTCAGATTTACAACAGTCCCCAAATGACAAGGAAATTGCGGATAGAATTGCAAACAAAATAGAAGAAGGTTATAAGTTTATTAAAGGGAAATAAAATGATTGATATTTTAATAAATATTTCAAAAATAGGACTAAAGAGTATATTCACTGCGAAAAAATATGATACAGAAATCTTAGATGAAGATTTAAAACGAATATTGTTTATTAGGAATTATGTAGAAGAAAGTTTATTGTTTATACAAGAGACCTATAAAGAAGTCGATGCAAAAGTTTATTTCAATGAACTAAAAGGATATGCTGTTGAATTATTTGTGAAGCAGTGTGAAGAATCAATATCTGATGAAGAAAAAAACGGCGAAGACTTTAATCTTGAAAATCATAAAAAAGCAGATGAAGAGTTTTTTGATTACGTTTATGAAAATATGAAATATCCTAAATAAATCGTTTATGAAGAATTAAAAAAGGAAAGAACGAAATGCCAACAAAAAATATAGTGCATTTGGCATATAGTGCTAATAATGAAGATGGTCACAATAAAGAAACATAGTTGTAAATTGAAAAATTGGAGCGTTGAAATGCCAAACGCACCATATTCAAATCGTTGGTGCGCCACGAAGTTGTGTTTTTCCAGTAGGTGTAAATCCTACCTAAATAATTTGCTGTTCATTTAGAAGAGCTGCCGACAGTTAAATTTGTGAGGATTTCGCTGAAGCTTGGCATGTTCAAATAACCAAGCTGTAATACGCAAGTGTGAACCCGTAGTAGCTTCGATAAGTGTATCTGTAGATTGGGGAGAGTTTCGACGTTCTTGAACCCTGTTATGTTGCATGGATAAACAGTAGTATGAAGTGTAACAATCTACCGGAGTCATAGGGATGGCGTGGTTATAGATGGAAAACTACGAAACGTGGGAGGTCTCTTGTTACAAATGGTGGCAACTATAAAAGCTAGTACATAAGTATTACGAAATTACTAGCTGTAGCAAGAGAAGTCGGAGGTGTTCATAGTACCTATGATGTTAGAGACAACAAAACTCTAATTAGGAAAGGGACACTACTTTAGATATGCTTATATGAAAGACAGAATGACAAGTATTGATGTAAATCTATTAACAAGTCCATCGCAAAGCGATGCAACAATTCGTGTTTTTCAGAGGAAGCTATATATTAGAGCCAAGCAAGATAAGGGCTTCAAGGCTTATAGTCTTTACGGAAAACTCTGTGAGGGCAATACGCTTATAGAAGCCTATCGACGAGTTAGGAGCAACTATTCTAAAGGGGTAGGTGTAGACAATCAAAGTTTTGACGCTATTGAAAAGCAAGGAATATCTATTTTTCTTGGCGAGATTCAACAAGACTTACAAGGTCACACCTACAGGAGCCAAGCAGTAAAGCAAAAGCTCATCCCCAAGGAAAAGGAAGGAGATTTTAGGGTATTAGGAATACCAACAATTCGCGACCGCGTGGTTCAAATGGCAGTAAAGATGCTAATAGAGCCACTTTGGGAGGCAGATTTTGAGCATACCTCTTTTGGATTTAGACCCAAACGAGGAGCAAAAGACGCCATAAAGCAAGTAAAACAAAATATTTATGATAGGCATCAATTTGTCTATGATGCGGACTTGTCGAAGTATTTTGACACCATCCCGCATACTAAATTATTTATTTTACTAAAGAAAAGGTTGGTAGATCATAGTATTTTAAGTTTGATACATCAATGGTTAACTGCGCCTGTACGGCTACCCAACGGAAAGCTAGTAGCGAGTACCAAAGGAAGTCCACAAGGGGGAGTTATCTCGCCATTATTATCAAACATGTATCTCCATGCATTTGACCAGATTGTAAACAATCCAAAGGGGAAGTTTGCCAAGGCAATCATCCGCATAGTTCGTTATGCAGATGATTTTCTATTGATGGGTAAATGGTATTTCAGCAAAGAGATACTGGACTATATCACTAGTATAATGGATAATATGGGATTAACGTTAAATAAAGAAAAGACAAAACTTTTGCATAGTAGCAAGAGCAGTTTATTCTTTCTGGGGTTTGAATTTAGAAGTATAAAGTCCAAATTTGGATGGAATGCCAAGAATTACACCAATGTACGACCCAGTATGAAGTCACGGTCTAAATTGTTTTCAAAATTGCGAGAATTATTTGCAAATCGAAAACATTGGAAAATTGAGTGGATAGTATGGAAGGTTAATCAATTATTAAGAGGTTGGCTAAATTACTTTTCTATCAGTAAGGTTACACATATTTGGGAAACCATAAAAATCATTAAAAAGCATCTGGATTACAAATTATTTAAATGGATGAAGTGCAAAGGAAGGAAAGCGCATCGGAAGCTACGCCAGCGACCCTATGAGAATTTGGTTAAATTTTACAACCTAGTTGACATAGAAAAGTATGCACGTTTGAAAACCCTTGCGAAAGCTCAATAAAGAAATCTATCGGTAAGCCCCCGACAAAAACGGGGCAGGCTGTGTGAGGGAAAACTTCATGCACGGCGCTGCACTGAGCCTGTCGAAGTGTTTGATGAAGGGGGCGCTGATTGTTTATTTATTTTGTTACTTTTAAAGTGACAACTTTGGATAAGCAATCAGGCTCTACTCTACTGTTTCATACTGAAAAAAAAATCGTCTTCGAAAAAAAAATGTGAATTTGGAATAATAATTGTAACTAATACGTTACATTTGTGATATGAGAGAAATCGATATTACAGAAGAATGTTTGGGATTTATCGACAACCAAAACGAAAGAGTTGGACTGAAATTTTTCCAACTAATTGAAGTTATTTGAGAAATAAAAGTTGTCAATTCAAATTTTCTGAAAAAACTGCAATCGACATAATTTTATGAATTACGAATTAAAGCAGGAAATGAATATCGAGTTGTAATCTTTGCTATTGACCATCTGAATTTTGCCGAATGCACAAAAGCTGTGTGCTTATGGGGATTTCAGAAAAAGGGAACTAAAGATTATAAAAAGGCAATCAAACAAGCCGAAAAAATATTAGAGAATTATCTAAAAGAAAAGTAATTATGGGAAAATCAATAAACGCAAAAGAACTGATTGCAAAACGATACGGAAAAGAAGGTTCAAAAGAACGTGAAGAATTTAGAGAAAATGCTTTTTCTTATTATTTTGGAGAAATCATTAAAAATCGTAGAAAGGAATTACATATGAGTCAAGAGAATTTAGCTCAAAAAGTAGGAAAAAAAAGACCCTATATTTCTCGAATTGAAAATGGAGAAGATATAAGATTATCTAATTTTTCATTGCTTGCCAATGCTTTGGGATTATCAATTCAATTAACAGCTGAATAAAGTACGAAAACACAACACCGTATATAATTTATTGCTAGTTCTAGCCGACTTACGAACATTCCTGCTGAATATTCTATCTGTGATTTATTTACTAAAATTAGTTGCTTAACCACGCAACAAACCATAGTGTGCCAAGAATCAACCATGGCAATAAATAAAATGGTTGAATGCTGTGTATAGTGTCTGGTCGGAAATACAGCAAAATTAAAAATGTTTCTTTTTGCGATTTTCATCTTAAATTTTAATCGCCTGATGCTATGGCATCACCTCATAAAATAAAAAACAAATCTCATCAAAAATAATTCATTTTATAAAATCTGTCTATTTCCAACCAGTCACTAGTTAAGATGATGGTAGGTCCATCAGAGTCGTTGTATAGGCGATGGCTCTAAACCCCCTAAAGGTGTTGTTGTAAAGAGCTCCGAAGCCTCGGGGGTGCTGAGCGTTTAGGAGAATCCAATCCACGAGGTTGGCAAGGTGTGAGTAATGGAGTTGAACCCTTCGTCAAGCTCAGGATAAACTTCAGTAAACCACTGACGAGGTGTCTCCGAAAAAACGGGCAGGCAGAGAAGTTGCTATTTTCAGTCAAAAGCTACAGGGCAGAACGTTAAGAAAATGTCCTGAGGACATTTTTAGCGAACGAGCCAGCTGGCGCGAGGCATACGGAGTGAAAAGTAATGTTAGCAATGACATTAATTACAGAGATAACCTATTTATTTTCTGTAAAGCCCCGATATCTATCGGGATCATTCAGGTGGCAAAGCCTGCCCCGTTTTTTTCGGGGAACTTTATTCAGGCTTATTTACGGAACTTGGGAAACTGCTTATGGATGATAGACTTGCTTAAGGCTACCGCATTAGGATTCGCTACAAGTCAAAGGGAAATATTCAATCGAAACAATCGAGAGATAGTCCCGATAGCAATCGGAAGAAGTTATAAGCAGAGGCGGACTCATTCGTAGTAGTGTTGATCCCGATAGCGATCGGGAGTGTAATGGAACTGGAGCAAAGGGATGAGCTAATTTTAATTTACAATTTGCCAACTTGAAAGAGGATGAGCTTATATTTGTATACTATATTAGAAGAGCCCCCGACAAAACGGGGCAGGCTCTGTGAGAGGCTTGGGGTGAAATTCCCCTTGTCTACTCGACCACATAACCGTTACCAAACATTTAAACTACATTCAGATTCAGCCTAATAACAAGAGATTTAAGCAAGTTTCTGCTAGAAGACTATAACATAAAGAGATAAAGTTTATTATGAATTGAGTAACAAAACTAATCTTAAATCGTCATTTAAGTAAATTAGCTAAAAAACTTCTCGCATGAAAAATAAGTCTTGGATACAAATATTCATCATCTATCTTCGATATTTAATCGGTTTTGCATTTATTTTTGCAAGCCTTATAAAAATTGAAGGATTACGTTTTACGGCAGAAAGTGGTGCTGAATACCCTATAAATTCTGCTTTTCATTTTTTTGAAACTTTATATGAGTCAGGTGTATATTGGCGCTTTTTAGGATTAGCACAATTCTTTACTGGAACACTACTCGTAACACAACGCTTAGCAAAACTAGGAGCGATTCTTTTTTTACCAATAATAGCCAACGTTTTTGTGATTACAATCTCTTATGATTTTGGAGGAACGTCTATCATTACTGGGTTAATGTTAATTTCAACATTATTTTTACTTTATTGGGATTGGGATTCTTTAAAAATATTATTTAATAATAAACCAACCTATTCAACTAAAAAAAGATTAGAGCAGGATAGTATATGGATATACTTAGGATTTGTTTTTTTAATAATTACTGTTCTTTCTAAATTTTTCATTGATAATAAAAATATACCTTTTAGTTTCTTAGTTATGTTTATTATTGGTGTTGTAGGTTTAATTATTGGTTATAAAAGGCGAAAATTATATATTGACTAAAACTTTAATATCAATATTAATTTAAAAAAACGTGTGGTAACAACATGTATAGTCAATTGCTCAGTCTTCGCCTACTTGGAAATTCCGAAGGAATTTCCTCTGGTTCGTTTTCTATTTACTAATTTAGTTGCTTAACCACTCAACTATCTATACACAAACACGTTACCACACATTTGAAAAAAGCAATCGTCATAATATCAACAATAGTTTTAATAGTCATTGGATTTTCAATTTCAATGACCTCATTAGCTTGGTCAATTGACCCAAAGGAAATGCTTTATCTTCCTTTGTGGATTTCAACTATCATTGGATTTATTTTATTTTTCGCGACTAAAAGAATTGGAATTTACACACTTATTGGTATTTCAATTCTTTGGCTGATACAAATGGCTGGAACATTAGGTTGTTTTTTGACTTTTGAGCCTGGAAATATTGCGCTTTTCGGACTTATAGGATTACCGACAATCGCAAGTATTCTGATAGCTGTTGTCGGAACAAGACTAATATTTGAGAAGAAAAATAAAATTAGAATTGCAATAAGCCTTCTTGCTCTAATAATACCAATCGGTGGGATTTTACAATATGCGAATAAGACATACGACAAAAGTGTGTTTAGCGAATTTTACGATTTAGATAAAGAAACTTATAAAGTCATCATCAAACCACAACCATCAGACACGAGGCAATTTGAAATTGATTTAAAATCTGATGAATTAAGGAATTTAGCCAAAGAAAAAGCAACATTTGTAGCAAATCATCACTACTTTCTGAATGCAAGATTTAGAGTTAATATGACGTTCTCAAGTATCAATAAAATAGAACTATATAAAGTTGCGGATTATGAACTTGAAGAGCCAATTAAATGGAATATAGATGAACTAAACGGACAAACTGAATTCCTAAAATAGCGCAGAAAAACGTGTGGTAATAACTAAGCATATGGCTTGCCGATAGGCCAAAGCTATATGATTTGTTGACTGATCCGGTATTTTTAAATAAGGGGGAATTCGATGAGTTGGCAGGAACCTTACAAGAGGAGAAGGTTGTTTTTAGAGTGCTTTGCATCCCTTTTTATTCAGTTACTTATCTAAATAAGGTACTTTTTAGTGAGATCATGTTTTTTTTGTGTGAGAATCTGCTGTTTTTTATCATTTTCCTTCAGTTTGGGCGTTATACCAATTTAAACCTATAATGTCGCAATAAATCGTTTCTTTTTTGCCTGCTTTTCATCAAAAATAATTACCGTAACTAAGGCTATGCTAATTATTTTTAATTTCAATCGATCAAAAAACCTGTACTGAGCCACGTCGAAGTATAATTCAATTTATTCATACGACATTATAAATTTAATTTGGTATTAGTAAGTCAAGGCTCTTTTTAGAACTGTTTTTTAATTTTTGTATTATAGTTTATCCTTTATAATTTTTTGTAATCCTTTGGCGGCCCTCGACTTTCAAAAGTAAAAAGTGTGATTAAGGTTTGCTTTTTACAACTCGGACAACAGCGATGTAAGGACTTCTATTGAGTGGCAAAGGTTAATATGTGTGCCAAGTTTTTATCTCTTAATTGCAGTTGTAGTAACGGCAACTTCTCTTTTTTCCAACCGCTACTCAAAAACCCATAATGCCTTATTCGAGTAATACCAAATTATATTTATAATGCCGTATGAATTCTTTAGTGGATAGTGTTAGTGTGGTTTTTTGCCCACCTTTTCTATAGTCTTTTAAACTAAATGTAATCCTCCTTTTTTCTTTATCAATCGACAAGATA
It contains:
- a CDS encoding type II toxin-antitoxin system RelE/ParE family toxin, which encodes MKAGNEYRVVIFAIDHLNFAECTKAVCLWGFQKKGTKDYKKAIKQAEKILENYLKEK
- the ltrA gene encoding group II intron reverse transcriptase/maturase; translated protein: MKDRMTSIDVNLLTSPSQSDATIRVFQRKLYIRAKQDKGFKAYSLYGKLCEGNTLIEAYRRVRSNYSKGVGVDNQSFDAIEKQGISIFLGEIQQDLQGHTYRSQAVKQKLIPKEKEGDFRVLGIPTIRDRVVQMAVKMLIEPLWEADFEHTSFGFRPKRGAKDAIKQVKQNIYDRHQFVYDADLSKYFDTIPHTKLFILLKKRLVDHSILSLIHQWLTAPVRLPNGKLVASTKGSPQGGVISPLLSNMYLHAFDQIVNNPKGKFAKAIIRIVRYADDFLLMGKWYFSKEILDYITSIMDNMGLTLNKEKTKLLHSSKSSLFFLGFEFRSIKSKFGWNAKNYTNVRPSMKSRSKLFSKLRELFANRKHWKIEWIVWKVNQLLRGWLNYFSISKVTHIWETIKIIKKHLDYKLFKWMKCKGRKAHRKLRQRPYENLVKFYNLVDIEKYARLKTLAKAQ
- a CDS encoding helix-turn-helix domain-containing protein; translated protein: MGKSINAKELIAKRYGKEGSKEREEFRENAFSYYFGEIIKNRRKELHMSQENLAQKVGKKRPYISRIENGEDIRLSNFSLLANALGLSIQLTAE